One region of Thermus thermamylovorans genomic DNA includes:
- the pdxS gene encoding pyridoxal 5'-phosphate synthase lyase subunit PdxS, protein MEKGTFQIKTGFAEMFKGGVIMDVTTPEQAAIAEEAGAVAVMALERVPADIRAQGGVARMSDPKVIKEIMAAVSIPVMAKVRIGHFAEAMILEALGVDFIDESEVLTPADEEHHIDKWKFRVPFVCGARDLGEALRRIAEGAAMIRTKGEAGTGNVVEAVRHARAVWKGIRQVQSLREDELMAYAKEIGAPLELVRWVHQHGRLPVVNFAAGGIATPADAALMMHLGMDGVFVGSGIFKSGDPKRRARAIVRAVTHYNDPEVLAEVSEDLGEPMVGINLEELREEERLAKRGW, encoded by the coding sequence ATGGAGAAGGGCACCTTCCAGATCAAGACGGGCTTTGCCGAGATGTTCAAGGGCGGGGTGATCATGGATGTGACCACCCCGGAGCAGGCGGCCATCGCCGAAGAGGCGGGGGCGGTGGCGGTGATGGCCCTGGAGAGGGTGCCCGCCGATATCCGCGCCCAGGGCGGGGTGGCCCGCATGTCCGACCCCAAGGTCATCAAGGAGATCATGGCCGCGGTGTCCATCCCGGTGATGGCCAAGGTCCGGATCGGCCACTTCGCGGAGGCCATGATCCTCGAGGCCCTTGGGGTGGACTTCATCGACGAGTCCGAGGTGCTCACCCCCGCCGACGAGGAGCACCACATCGACAAGTGGAAGTTCCGGGTGCCCTTCGTCTGCGGGGCCCGGGACCTGGGGGAGGCCCTGAGGCGCATCGCCGAGGGGGCGGCCATGATCCGCACCAAGGGGGAGGCGGGTACGGGCAACGTGGTGGAGGCGGTGCGCCACGCCCGCGCCGTGTGGAAGGGGATCCGCCAGGTGCAGTCCCTCAGGGAGGATGAGCTCATGGCCTACGCCAAGGAGATCGGGGCGCCTTTGGAACTCGTGCGCTGGGTTCACCAGCATGGGCGGCTGCCGGTGGTCAACTTCGCCGCCGGGGGCATCGCCACCCCCGCGGACGCCGCCCTCATGATGCACCTGGGCATGGACGGGGTCTTCGTGGGAAGCGGCATCTTCAAGTCCGGGGATCCCAAGCGGCGGGCCCGGGCCATCGTCCGGGCGGTGACCCACTACAACGACCCCGAGGTGCTGGCCGAGGTCAGCGAGGACCTGGGCGAGCCCATGGTGGGGATCAACCTGGAAGAGCTTCG
- a CDS encoding peptidoglycan DD-metalloendopeptidase family protein produces the protein MRGILGIVCCLPFSALAWAQLPLLSLLPLPEATVEVGQAPRKGWVLYRVRPGDTLAGIAARYGVEAQHIMWSSGLKDHRLQVGQPLRIPLVDQGERPPRVPPGVEAYRVQPGDTLAGVAARFGLTPLELVSANPTLESLDRLVAGSVLYIPREVRGLLVALPEGETLLDLAQRFGLPPVQVARANGIDNPAELRPGDLVLLPGIQARTTYERLLAKQEEERRARLEAERRRQEELRRLAEERRRQQALAQQRARQAQARPVSYQEGGMRWPLAGGFRITTYYGQRGVFQRYHTGIDLAAPQGTPILAAKAGQVRVAGWSAVGYGFHVVLDHGGGKETLYAHMSRIAVRPGQWVEAGQVIGHVGSTGWSTGPHLHFEVRVNGVPRNPLSYLP, from the coding sequence TTGCGGGGAATTTTGGGGATCGTATGCTGCCTGCCGTTTTCCGCCCTCGCCTGGGCCCAGCTTCCCCTCCTCAGCCTCCTGCCCCTTCCCGAGGCCACGGTGGAGGTGGGCCAAGCCCCCAGGAAGGGCTGGGTGCTCTACCGGGTGCGCCCGGGGGACACCCTGGCCGGGATCGCCGCCCGCTACGGGGTGGAGGCGCAGCACATCATGTGGTCCAGCGGCCTGAAGGACCACCGCCTGCAGGTGGGCCAGCCCCTCCGCATCCCCCTGGTGGACCAAGGGGAGCGCCCCCCCCGGGTCCCCCCAGGGGTGGAGGCCTACCGGGTGCAGCCGGGGGACACCCTGGCCGGGGTGGCGGCCCGCTTCGGCCTCACCCCTTTGGAGCTGGTCTCCGCCAACCCCACCCTGGAAAGCCTTGACCGGCTGGTGGCGGGGAGCGTCCTCTACATCCCCCGGGAGGTGCGGGGGCTTCTGGTGGCCCTGCCCGAGGGGGAAACCCTCCTGGACCTTGCCCAGCGCTTCGGCCTCCCCCCTGTCCAGGTGGCCCGGGCCAACGGCATCGACAACCCGGCCGAGCTCCGGCCGGGGGATCTGGTCCTCCTCCCCGGCATCCAGGCCCGGACCACCTACGAGCGGCTTTTGGCCAAGCAGGAGGAGGAGCGCCGGGCCCGCCTGGAAGCCGAGCGCCGCCGCCAGGAGGAGCTCAGGCGGCTGGCGGAAGAGCGGCGGCGGCAGCAGGCCCTGGCCCAGCAGCGGGCCCGGCAGGCCCAGGCCCGTCCCGTGAGCTACCAGGAGGGGGGGATGCGCTGGCCCCTGGCGGGGGGCTTCCGCATCACCACCTATTACGGCCAGCGGGGGGTTTTCCAGCGCTATCACACGGGGATCGACCTGGCCGCCCCGCAGGGCACCCCCATTCTGGCGGCCAAGGCGGGGCAGGTGCGGGTGGCGGGCTGGAGCGCCGTGGGCTACGGGTTCCACGTGGTCCTGGACCATGGGGGGGGAAAGGAAACCCTCTATGCCCACATGTCCCGCATCGCCGTGCGCCCCGGGCAGTGGGTGGAGGCAGGCCAGGTGATTGGCCACGTGGGCTCCACCGGGTGGTCCACCGGCCCCCACCTCCACTTCGAGGTGCGGGTGAACGGGGTGCCCCGGAACCCCTTGAGCTACCTGCCCTGA
- the rho gene encoding transcription termination factor Rho gives MRRRAETPEAPLSYQELSAKILPELHLLAQEAGIENYKRMKKDQLIMALLERQTQGEGLQLVKGYLEISPDGYGFLTENLYNLESRVAIVSAGVIRQYALRSGDYLVGRVRPPRENERYGTLLKVEAVNDLDPEAAKNRPRFDELIPQFPDRQIKLETTPDELSTRVIDLLAPIGRGQRGLIVAPPKAGKTTLLKKIANAVLKNEPDIKVIVLLIDERPEEVTDFRESVGGAEVIASTFDEPPQNHIRVAEFVHERAKRIVEEGGHVMILLDSITRLARANNLVTPPTGRTLSGGLDSAALYFPKRFLGAARNIRGGGSLTILATALVETGSRMDDVIFEEFKGTGNMELHLSRRLEERRIFPAIDILKSGTRREELLLGEEVVHKMWLLRKVLADMDPAEAMEMLLARLGRTKSNREFLASLAAR, from the coding sequence ATGAGGAGAAGAGCAGAAACCCCGGAGGCCCCTCTTTCCTACCAGGAGCTCTCGGCCAAGATCCTGCCTGAGCTCCACCTCCTGGCCCAGGAGGCGGGGATCGAGAACTACAAGCGCATGAAGAAGGACCAGCTCATCATGGCCCTCCTGGAGCGGCAGACCCAGGGGGAGGGCCTGCAGCTGGTCAAGGGCTACCTGGAGATCAGCCCGGACGGCTACGGCTTCCTCACGGAAAACCTCTACAACCTGGAGAGCCGGGTGGCCATCGTATCCGCCGGCGTCATCCGCCAGTACGCCCTGAGGAGCGGGGACTACCTGGTGGGCCGGGTGCGGCCTCCCCGGGAGAACGAGCGCTACGGCACCCTCCTCAAGGTGGAGGCGGTGAACGATCTGGATCCCGAGGCCGCCAAGAACCGCCCCCGCTTCGACGAGCTCATCCCCCAGTTCCCCGACCGGCAGATCAAGCTGGAGACCACCCCCGACGAGCTCTCCACCCGGGTCATCGACCTCCTGGCCCCCATCGGCCGGGGGCAGCGGGGGCTCATCGTGGCCCCGCCCAAGGCGGGGAAGACCACCCTCCTCAAGAAGATCGCCAACGCCGTCCTCAAGAACGAGCCCGACATCAAGGTCATCGTCCTCCTCATCGACGAGCGCCCCGAGGAGGTCACGGACTTCCGGGAAAGCGTGGGGGGGGCCGAGGTCATCGCCAGCACCTTCGACGAGCCTCCCCAGAACCACATCCGCGTGGCGGAGTTCGTCCATGAACGGGCCAAGCGCATCGTGGAGGAAGGGGGGCACGTGATGATCCTCCTGGACTCCATCACCCGCCTGGCCCGGGCCAACAACCTGGTGACCCCGCCCACGGGGCGCACCCTCTCGGGCGGCCTGGACTCCGCGGCCCTCTACTTCCCCAAGCGCTTCCTGGGGGCGGCCAGGAACATCAGGGGTGGGGGCAGCCTCACCATCCTGGCCACCGCCTTGGTGGAGACGGGAAGCCGCATGGACGACGTGATCTTCGAGGAGTTCAAGGGCACGGGCAACATGGAGCTCCACCTCTCCCGCCGCCTGGAGGAAAGGCGCATCTTCCCCGCCATCGACATCCTCAAGTCGGGTACCCGGCGGGAAGAGCTCCTCCTGGGGGAGGAGGTGGTGCACAAGATGTGGCTCCTCCGCAAGGTGCTCGCGGATATGGATCCGGCGGAGGCCATGGAGATGCTCCTGGCCCGCCTGGGGCGCACCAAGAGCAACCGGGAGTTCCTGGCCTCCCTGGCGGCCCGCTAG
- the fsa gene encoding fructose-6-phosphate aldolase: protein MELYLDTANLEEIREIAAWGVLSGVTTNPTLVAKEFAARGGQLSREGLEAHLRAICEAVEGPVSAEVTALDAEGMVAEGRRLAAIHPQIVVKLPTTEEGLKACKRLTAEGVRVNMTLVFSANQALLAARAGAAYLSPFLGRVDDISWDGGEVLREIVEMIQVQDLSAKVIAASIRHPRHVTEAALLGADIATLPHAVFKQLLKHPLTDIGLARFLADWERVRP, encoded by the coding sequence ATGGAGCTGTACCTGGACACCGCCAACCTGGAGGAGATACGGGAGATCGCCGCCTGGGGGGTGCTCTCGGGGGTCACCACCAACCCCACCCTGGTGGCCAAGGAGTTCGCCGCCCGGGGGGGGCAGCTAAGCCGGGAGGGTCTCGAGGCCCACCTGCGGGCCATCTGCGAGGCGGTGGAGGGACCCGTCTCCGCCGAGGTCACGGCCCTAGACGCCGAGGGGATGGTGGCGGAGGGGAGGCGGCTCGCCGCCATCCACCCCCAGATCGTGGTCAAGCTTCCCACCACCGAGGAGGGCCTCAAGGCCTGCAAGCGCCTCACCGCTGAAGGCGTGAGGGTCAACATGACCCTCGTCTTCTCCGCCAACCAGGCCCTCCTGGCGGCCCGGGCCGGGGCGGCCTACCTTTCCCCCTTCCTGGGCCGGGTGGACGACATCTCCTGGGACGGGGGGGAGGTTCTGCGGGAGATCGTGGAGATGATCCAGGTACAGGACCTCTCCGCCAAGGTCATCGCCGCCTCCATCCGCCACCCCCGCCACGTCACCGAGGCGGCCCTTCTGGGGGCGGATATCGCCACCCTGCCCCACGCGGTCTTCAAGCAGCTGCTCAAGCATCCCCTGACGGACATCGGCCTCGCGCGCTTTCTGGCGGATTGGGAGAGGGTCAGGCCATGA